A single genomic interval of Spirosoma taeanense harbors:
- a CDS encoding type II toxin-antitoxin system VapC family toxin, whose product MEQVTDKGLFFISTLSLNELGFALAKCGEGRDTITEYIMSLYAADPAGVTLDHIKRATQIAYKVSFHHTSDCLHTAIAEQYCNELITFNGSDFQLIQHHTKLKVTIL is encoded by the coding sequence ATGGAACAGGTCACTGACAAGGGCCTGTTTTTTATTTCGACCTTATCGCTCAATGAACTTGGTTTTGCGCTTGCCAAGTGTGGAGAAGGTCGCGATACCATCACTGAATACATAATGAGTCTATATGCAGCCGACCCAGCCGGAGTTACGTTAGACCACATCAAGCGAGCCACTCAGATTGCTTATAAAGTGAGCTTCCATCATACCAGCGACTGCTTGCATACAGCTATCGCTGAGCAGTATTGCAATGAGCTGATTACATTTAATGGCTCAGACTTCCAGCTTATTCAGCACCACACCAAGCTGAAGGTCACAATTCTTTGA
- a CDS encoding LbetaH domain-containing protein, protein MLSFTPEQIVSSQARIAENVKVGKYTIIEDDVDIEEDVEIGNFCMICSGTRIGKGTVIKNYVEIRKNTQIGSGCYIDSQVAFSGSSVIGNKVTLRYGTIIARGVRIGDGTYVAPRVMTNNLDQNLDQVGGANIGSNCFISTNVVLQHGITVADNVVVGTLAFVNKDCEEGNVYVGVPARKLHS, encoded by the coding sequence ATGCTAAGTTTCACGCCGGAGCAGATTGTCTCCTCACAAGCCCGAATTGCAGAGAACGTAAAAGTCGGTAAGTACACGATCATTGAAGATGATGTCGATATCGAGGAAGATGTCGAAATTGGTAATTTCTGTATGATCTGTTCCGGTACGCGCATCGGCAAGGGAACAGTCATAAAGAACTACGTCGAGATTCGGAAAAACACGCAGATTGGTAGCGGCTGCTACATTGATTCGCAGGTAGCCTTCTCGGGCAGCTCGGTCATCGGCAACAAGGTTACATTACGCTACGGCACAATCATTGCCCGGGGGGTGCGCATTGGCGACGGCACCTACGTAGCTCCCCGGGTGATGACCAACAACCTCGATCAGAATCTGGATCAGGTAGGTGGGGCTAATATTGGCTCAAACTGCTTTATCAGTACCAACGTCGTTCTGCAGCACGGCATTACGGTAGCCGACAACGTGGTTGTGGGTACGCTGGCGTTTGTCAATAAAGACTGCGAAGAAGGTAATGTGTATGTTGGTGTTCCAGCCCGAAAACTGCATTCATGA
- a CDS encoding acyltransferase family protein, with product MTSARYNGLDVLRIGMMFSVMVTHAGLSYTNEAFPVWGEFHDPQTNHIAFYYVFLIRHLFSMPVFFVLAGFFGAMTVRRYGAGAMLRNRTRRILLPLLVFMPLLSPIILLGFAAARNGTTDSAEYRLVINMITSGVPVVRLVHLWFLYYLYIFCLLAYVTVKIAERLPAHWVTAVTSRFDRLLISRWYALIFGVVTLMTLLTMHGPWIETPTEFRLNWRTFLVEIVFFVFGWRLFHHSYLLNRFTQRPWLNVGASALFMTLYLTIYFHRPWFSSDRTYTTAAMVMGACHIWTVIPGLIGLSLKAFPKSTLTTQLLSQGSYWMYLAHMPLTIWISYWLLDWPVSCFLKFGVNLVSIFLFTFLTYLLFVRSTFIGRFLNGKAHPWIFARKPAPAAPAESIA from the coding sequence ATGACCTCTGCACGATACAACGGCCTTGATGTATTGCGCATTGGGATGATGTTTTCGGTGATGGTGACCCATGCCGGTCTGAGCTATACCAACGAAGCGTTTCCGGTCTGGGGCGAATTCCACGACCCGCAAACGAACCATATCGCGTTCTATTACGTGTTTCTGATCCGGCATTTGTTCAGTATGCCGGTGTTCTTCGTACTGGCCGGATTTTTTGGGGCCATGACAGTCCGCCGATACGGCGCGGGGGCAATGCTGCGCAACCGCACCAGGCGTATTCTGCTGCCGCTGCTGGTCTTTATGCCCCTGCTCTCGCCCATCATTCTTCTTGGGTTTGCAGCGGCCCGCAACGGCACAACAGATTCGGCTGAATATCGGCTGGTAATTAACATGATCACGTCGGGCGTTCCGGTTGTTCGGCTGGTTCACCTGTGGTTTCTGTACTACCTGTACATCTTCTGCCTGCTGGCCTATGTCACGGTAAAGATAGCCGAACGGTTGCCTGCTCATTGGGTAACCGCCGTAACGAGCCGGTTCGACCGGCTACTCATCAGTCGGTGGTACGCGCTTATTTTTGGTGTGGTAACGCTGATGACGTTGCTGACCATGCATGGCCCCTGGATTGAAACGCCCACGGAGTTCCGACTAAACTGGCGAACGTTTCTGGTCGAGATCGTCTTTTTCGTGTTCGGCTGGCGGCTGTTCCATCATTCGTATCTGTTGAACCGGTTCACGCAACGGCCCTGGCTGAACGTAGGGGCCAGCGCGCTGTTTATGACGTTATATCTGACCATTTATTTCCACCGGCCGTGGTTTTCGTCGGACCGTACCTATACGACAGCCGCTATGGTGATGGGCGCCTGCCATATCTGGACCGTCATTCCGGGCCTGATTGGCCTGAGCCTTAAAGCGTTTCCCAAGAGCACGCTTACGACTCAGTTATTGTCGCAGGGGTCATACTGGATGTATCTGGCGCACATGCCGCTGACGATCTGGATTAGCTACTGGCTGCTCGACTGGCCCGTTTCATGTTTCCTGAAGTTCGGCGTTAACCTGGTCAGTATCTTTCTGTTTACGTTCCTGACGTATCTGCTTTTCGTGCGCAGTACGTTCATTGGCCGCTTTCTGAATGGCAAGGCCCATCCGTGGATTTTCGCCCGTAAACCGGCTCCGGCTGCTCCGGCTGAGTCCATCGCGTAA
- a CDS encoding SGNH/GDSL hydrolase family protein, with amino-acid sequence MRKIALFIVIVCLFGAFRSPELTWTALGDSITYLNDHPDETGNRVAKGYMSRVVEQLPNIHYTNQGHNGWTAVRIAQEIEKLGLTKADIYSVFLGTNDWWAGKPLGRFADYRDKTGNGTVYGSFRIIIDKLRSLNPAAKIILITPMQRSDFIYLANYKNNAYGSYKAKNGQYLEAFAQAIDSIGRSEQIPVVDLYHTGKLKLKKLVKFKRLKDPQTGTYRNYTYPAYTDIPFNPETDEYPYPTEAIDKTYDGLHPSDAGNEVISRQLIKIMKKY; translated from the coding sequence ATGCGAAAAATTGCTCTGTTTATTGTTATTGTCTGTCTGTTTGGCGCGTTCCGGAGTCCGGAGCTTACCTGGACGGCGCTTGGCGACTCCATTACATATCTGAATGATCATCCGGATGAAACCGGCAACCGGGTTGCCAAAGGCTATATGTCGAGGGTAGTCGAGCAGCTTCCGAACATTCACTATACTAACCAGGGCCATAATGGCTGGACGGCCGTTCGTATTGCCCAGGAGATTGAGAAATTAGGCCTGACCAAAGCCGATATCTACTCCGTTTTTCTGGGTACCAACGACTGGTGGGCCGGTAAGCCATTGGGCCGTTTCGCCGATTACCGGGACAAAACCGGCAATGGTACAGTATATGGCTCCTTTCGCATCATTATCGACAAACTCCGTAGCCTGAATCCGGCGGCCAAAATTATTCTGATTACGCCTATGCAACGATCCGATTTTATCTACCTGGCGAATTATAAAAACAATGCCTACGGATCTTACAAAGCTAAAAATGGGCAATATCTCGAAGCATTTGCGCAGGCCATCGATTCCATTGGCCGATCGGAGCAGATCCCGGTAGTGGATCTGTACCACACTGGTAAACTGAAGCTGAAAAAACTCGTAAAGTTCAAACGGCTGAAAGATCCGCAGACGGGCACCTATCGCAACTACACCTACCCGGCCTATACCGACATTCCCTTCAACCCCGAAACAGACGAGTACCCCTATCCCACTGAAGCCATTGATAAAACTTACGACGGCCTGCATCCATCCGACGCTGGCAACGAGGTGATTAGTCGACAGTTAATTAAGATCATGAAGAAGTACTAA
- a CDS encoding DUF2306 domain-containing protein has translation MTKIISEPVPQPVAKQPLTNWSLKAIRWSGVLLVITVWVSAALFGLYILAFYASALYEDKMDRWNQVLPRLYEQNSTTATSGIGLHFAMGGIILVLGSIQLIKSVRLRYPALHRWIGRIYVVASVLAALGGLTFIVIKGTIGGTMMNIGFALYGVLMFVAAIQTYRYAVAGNLDRHRAWALRLYALAIGSWLYRMDYGFWILLTDGLGHTRTFSGPFDSVMAFFFYIPNLLVAEVFIRARSYKASLVLRFSASLVLLLATGFLLLGTYYFTLYYWGPAIVKWLSLA, from the coding sequence ATGACAAAAATTATCAGCGAACCTGTTCCTCAACCAGTAGCCAAACAACCCTTAACCAACTGGAGTCTGAAAGCCATACGCTGGTCAGGCGTTTTACTCGTAATTACTGTCTGGGTCAGCGCGGCCCTGTTCGGTCTGTACATCCTGGCTTTCTATGCATCGGCCCTTTACGAAGATAAAATGGATCGCTGGAATCAGGTCTTGCCCCGGTTGTATGAGCAGAATTCAACGACGGCTACGAGCGGTATCGGGCTGCATTTTGCGATGGGCGGCATCATTCTAGTTCTGGGAAGTATTCAGTTAATCAAGTCCGTCCGGCTTCGGTATCCAGCCCTGCACCGCTGGATTGGACGTATTTACGTCGTCGCATCGGTGCTGGCCGCGTTGGGCGGCCTAACGTTTATTGTTATCAAAGGAACCATTGGCGGAACAATGATGAACATCGGCTTCGCTCTCTACGGCGTTCTGATGTTTGTTGCCGCCATTCAGACCTATCGGTACGCCGTAGCCGGAAACCTGGACAGGCACCGGGCGTGGGCCCTGCGTCTGTATGCGCTGGCTATTGGTTCGTGGCTATACCGGATGGATTACGGGTTCTGGATACTTCTAACGGACGGACTAGGGCATACCCGCACATTCAGCGGCCCGTTTGACAGTGTCATGGCGTTTTTCTTTTATATCCCTAACCTGTTGGTGGCTGAGGTTTTCATCCGGGCTCGCTCGTACAAAGCTTCGCTGGTGCTTCGGTTTTCGGCGTCTTTGGTTCTGTTGCTCGCAACAGGCTTTCTGCTGCTGGGGACTTATTATTTCACCCTGTATTACTGGGGGCCGGCTATCGTGAAGTGGCTGTCCTTGGCTTAA
- a CDS encoding SDR family NAD(P)-dependent oxidoreductase: MDLQLKGKTALVTGSTAGIGFAIAKLLAKEGANVILTGRSQARIDEAIRQIQPEAGGGTLTGVVVDFGRADMIQQLLEQIPDVDILVNNVGIFGPKEFEQITDDVWLSFFEVNVLSGVRLSRVYFPKMLKKNWGRILFISSESALQIPEEMIHYGTTKTAQLAVARGLAELTKGTNVTVNSVLPGPTKSEGVGTFVKELADKQGITEAQMEEQFFREMRPTSLIHRFASPDEVAQMVAFLASPLSSATNGAAIRVDGGVVKAAV, encoded by the coding sequence ATGGATTTACAATTGAAGGGTAAAACGGCGCTCGTGACCGGTTCGACGGCGGGTATTGGGTTTGCCATTGCTAAACTACTAGCCAAAGAAGGCGCCAACGTAATTCTGACGGGCCGCAGTCAGGCGCGCATTGACGAGGCTATCCGCCAGATTCAGCCCGAAGCGGGCGGAGGCACGCTGACCGGTGTTGTCGTTGACTTTGGCCGGGCCGACATGATTCAGCAATTGCTGGAGCAGATTCCCGATGTCGATATTCTGGTGAACAACGTCGGGATTTTCGGGCCTAAAGAGTTCGAGCAGATCACTGACGATGTATGGCTGTCGTTTTTTGAGGTAAACGTCCTGAGTGGCGTCCGGCTGTCGCGGGTGTATTTTCCGAAAATGCTGAAGAAGAACTGGGGTCGAATCCTGTTTATTTCCAGCGAATCGGCCCTTCAGATACCCGAAGAAATGATTCATTACGGCACAACCAAAACGGCGCAACTGGCCGTGGCGCGTGGCCTGGCCGAACTGACCAAAGGCACCAACGTAACGGTCAACTCAGTTTTGCCCGGTCCGACCAAGAGCGAGGGCGTCGGTACATTCGTGAAAGAACTGGCCGATAAGCAAGGGATTACAGAAGCCCAGATGGAGGAGCAATTCTTTCGGGAGATGCGCCCGACTTCGCTGATTCACCGGTTTGCCAGCCCCGACGAAGTGGCCCAGATGGTGGCGTTTCTGGCGAGTCCGTTATCGTCGGCGACGAACGGAGCCGCGATCCGGGTAGATGGTGGAGTCGTTAAGGCTGCTGTTTGA
- a CDS encoding S9 family peptidase: MRQLIAPFRQLWLSVFVFSASFSAVNAQDATAYQTPPKPLADLVTVPPTPGVSVTSKGDYMLILEQASAPGIAELAQPELKLAGLRMNPANNGPSRVHYITGLKLKKMTGKDEVTVTGLPAEPLISYVQWSPDETRFAFANSTDNRIDLYVADVTTAAATKVGTLALNAVMGTPFRWVSDSKSLIVKAVPAGRGTAPEISRVPAGPTTQENLGRKSQAPTYQDLLKNPSDERQFAYYATAQVVRLGLDGQAVSIGQPGIIASADPSPDGQYVMIETVHTPFSYLVPVYRFPLRTDVYAMNGTLVKTLNDGPLQDNVAYSRDGAPTGPRDFNWRADAPASVYYTVAQDNGDPKVKADIRDKVYMVSAPFATAPKEIYAAQYRFENFDWGNETVALATEQWWQTRKALVKTVNPGTWQTAVLFDRSYEDRYSNPGQPDMKRNQYGRDVLNLLPNNEILLLNGQGASPEGDRPFVSLLNLNTKKTRELWRSAAPYFERPVAVLDAAKQTILTTRETPDENPNYFIRNLKARVAPIQVTAFSHPYPQLKGVQKQQLRYKRSDGVDLTATLYLPAGYKKEQGPLPTFLWAYPAEFKSKDAAGQVSGSPYQFNRISYWGAAAFVTMGYAILDNASIPIVGEGDKEPNDTYVQQLVASAKAAIDEGVRLGVVDSSRVGVGGHSYGAFMTANLLTHSKLFKGGIARSGAYNRTLTPFGFQNEQRTYWQAPEVYNAMSPFMNADKMKTPLLLIHGEADNNTGTFPIQSERYYNALKGFGATTRLVFLPYESHGYTAKESLLHMLYEMNGWLDKYVRNPAAAVVPGKAGKLGGGK, from the coding sequence ATGCGTCAACTTATTGCTCCGTTCCGGCAGTTGTGGCTTTCCGTTTTTGTGTTCAGCGCGTCTTTCTCCGCGGTAAACGCTCAGGATGCAACCGCCTACCAAACGCCCCCCAAACCACTGGCCGATCTGGTAACGGTTCCGCCTACGCCGGGCGTCAGTGTTACGTCCAAAGGGGATTATATGCTCATCCTGGAGCAGGCTTCCGCGCCCGGTATTGCGGAGCTGGCCCAGCCTGAACTTAAGCTGGCCGGACTCCGCATGAACCCCGCTAACAATGGTCCCAGCCGGGTGCATTACATAACCGGTCTGAAGCTCAAAAAAATGACGGGCAAGGATGAAGTGACCGTAACGGGGCTGCCCGCCGAGCCTCTCATCAGTTACGTTCAGTGGTCGCCCGACGAAACCAGATTCGCGTTTGCGAACTCGACCGACAACCGAATCGACCTGTATGTTGCCGACGTTACTACAGCTGCGGCCACGAAAGTTGGCACGCTGGCGTTGAACGCCGTTATGGGCACGCCGTTCCGCTGGGTATCCGACAGCAAGAGCCTGATTGTGAAGGCAGTTCCTGCCGGGCGCGGAACCGCACCCGAAATCAGCCGGGTACCGGCTGGCCCAACCACCCAGGAAAACCTCGGCCGCAAGTCGCAGGCTCCTACCTACCAGGATTTACTGAAGAACCCTTCCGACGAACGTCAGTTTGCCTACTACGCCACAGCGCAGGTTGTTCGGCTGGGTCTGGACGGACAGGCGGTCAGTATTGGCCAACCGGGTATTATTGCCTCCGCCGATCCGTCGCCTGACGGGCAATACGTTATGATCGAAACGGTGCATACACCTTTCTCGTATCTGGTACCCGTGTATCGCTTCCCGCTCCGCACCGACGTATACGCTATGAACGGTACGCTGGTAAAGACACTGAACGACGGACCTTTGCAGGACAATGTGGCGTATAGCCGCGATGGCGCGCCGACCGGGCCCCGTGATTTCAATTGGCGGGCCGATGCACCCGCTTCGGTGTATTACACGGTGGCCCAGGACAACGGTGACCCCAAGGTCAAAGCCGACATCCGCGACAAAGTGTACATGGTTTCTGCTCCGTTCGCTACGGCGCCGAAAGAAATCTACGCGGCTCAGTACCGCTTTGAGAATTTTGACTGGGGCAATGAGACCGTCGCCCTGGCAACCGAACAGTGGTGGCAGACCCGGAAAGCTCTGGTCAAGACAGTCAACCCCGGCACCTGGCAGACGGCCGTGCTCTTCGACCGTTCGTACGAAGACCGCTACTCTAACCCCGGTCAGCCCGACATGAAGCGGAACCAGTACGGTCGTGACGTGCTGAACCTGCTGCCAAACAACGAGATCCTGCTGCTTAACGGGCAGGGCGCGTCGCCCGAAGGTGATCGGCCGTTCGTAAGCCTGCTGAATCTGAACACGAAGAAAACCCGCGAACTGTGGCGGTCGGCGGCTCCGTACTTCGAGCGGCCGGTAGCGGTTCTGGATGCGGCTAAGCAGACTATTCTGACCACCCGCGAAACGCCCGACGAGAACCCGAACTATTTTATCAGAAACCTAAAAGCCCGCGTGGCGCCTATTCAGGTAACCGCCTTTTCACACCCCTACCCGCAACTGAAAGGCGTTCAGAAGCAGCAGCTTCGTTACAAACGTTCCGACGGCGTTGATCTGACGGCGACGCTATATCTGCCCGCTGGCTACAAAAAGGAACAGGGCCCGCTGCCCACGTTTCTGTGGGCATACCCCGCCGAGTTCAAAAGCAAGGATGCCGCCGGTCAGGTGTCGGGGTCACCTTACCAGTTCAACCGCATCAGCTACTGGGGTGCTGCTGCGTTCGTAACGATGGGCTATGCCATTCTGGACAACGCCAGTATTCCTATCGTGGGTGAAGGTGATAAAGAACCGAACGACACCTATGTGCAGCAGCTCGTGGCGAGCGCCAAAGCCGCCATTGACGAGGGCGTCCGGCTGGGCGTTGTCGATTCGAGCCGCGTAGGTGTAGGCGGCCACTCCTACGGTGCGTTTATGACGGCGAACCTGCTCACGCACAGCAAGCTCTTTAAAGGCGGCATTGCCCGCAGTGGTGCCTACAACCGCACACTGACTCCCTTTGGCTTCCAGAACGAGCAACGAACGTACTGGCAGGCTCCAGAGGTGTATAACGCCATGTCGCCGTTTATGAACGCCGATAAAATGAAGACACCCCTGCTGCTGATCCACGGCGAAGCGGATAATAACACCGGTACGTTCCCGATCCAGTCTGAGCGGTACTACAACGCCCTGAAAGGATTTGGCGCAACAACACGGCTGGTATTCCTGCCCTACGAAAGTCACGGTTATACCGCAAAAGAGTCGCTGCTCCATATGCTATACGAAATGAACGGCTGGTTGGACAAATACGTCAGGAATCCCGCAGCGGCAGTTGTACCGGGAAAAGCTGGGAAATTAGGTGGCGGCAAGTAG
- a CDS encoding cysteine desulfurase family protein, with protein sequence MIYLDNNATTRIDPRVLDAMMPFLTDTYANAASTHPFGVSAHEAVKTARQQIADLLNCEVHELVFTSGATEAINLAIKGVAENYQNRGKHIVTVQTEHKAVLDVCHYLETRGYEVTYLPVQSDRSVGAGLLDLEVVKAAIRPDTVLVSVMLVNNETGVIQPVGEIAQLAHEAGALFMTDATQAVGKLPIDVDALGVDLLAFSAHKFYGPKGVGGLFIRQRRPNKVKLEAILHGGGHERGLRSGTLNVPGIVGLGKAAELARLEMAKDNQRIGTLRDELEAALLTIPGTRVNGNREYRLYNVTNIYFENCDSDALIMGLEGMAVSNGSACTAASIDPSHVLLALGLNEQEAFSCLRFSLGRFNTEADVTATVDAVKEIVEELRALV encoded by the coding sequence ATGATCTACCTCGACAACAACGCCACCACGCGTATTGACCCGCGCGTTTTGGACGCGATGATGCCGTTTCTGACGGACACATATGCCAATGCGGCCAGCACCCATCCTTTTGGTGTGTCGGCGCACGAAGCGGTGAAAACTGCCCGGCAGCAGATAGCTGATTTGTTGAATTGTGAGGTGCACGAATTAGTGTTTACGTCCGGTGCTACGGAGGCTATTAACCTAGCGATCAAAGGTGTAGCTGAAAATTATCAGAACCGGGGTAAACATATCGTTACCGTTCAAACTGAGCACAAAGCCGTACTGGACGTTTGCCACTACCTGGAAACGCGAGGCTACGAGGTTACGTATTTGCCTGTCCAGTCAGACCGAAGCGTCGGCGCGGGGTTGTTAGATCTGGAGGTCGTGAAAGCCGCCATTCGCCCCGATACGGTTCTGGTATCGGTGATGCTGGTTAACAACGAAACGGGGGTTATTCAGCCGGTTGGGGAAATAGCCCAACTGGCTCACGAAGCGGGGGCGTTGTTCATGACGGATGCGACGCAGGCCGTGGGAAAATTACCGATTGATGTCGATGCTCTTGGCGTCGATTTATTAGCCTTTTCGGCCCATAAGTTCTATGGCCCCAAAGGCGTTGGTGGTCTATTCATCCGCCAACGCAGACCAAACAAGGTGAAATTAGAAGCTATTCTTCACGGCGGAGGCCATGAGCGCGGCTTACGTAGCGGAACGCTCAACGTGCCTGGGATTGTTGGACTTGGTAAAGCCGCTGAACTCGCCCGGCTGGAAATGGCCAAGGATAATCAGCGTATTGGAACGCTTCGTGATGAGTTAGAGGCTGCCTTGCTGACGATTCCCGGTACTCGTGTTAACGGTAACCGGGAATATCGGCTTTATAACGTCACCAACATCTACTTTGAAAACTGCGACTCCGATGCGCTAATCATGGGGCTAGAAGGCATGGCCGTTTCCAATGGTTCGGCTTGTACGGCTGCGTCTATTGACCCCTCGCACGTCTTGTTGGCACTCGGCCTGAACGAGCAGGAGGCATTCTCTTGCCTGCGGTTTAGTTTAGGACGATTCAATACCGAAGCGGACGTAACAGCTACGGTCGATGCGGTAAAGGAGATTGTGGAAGAGTTGCGGGCGCTGGTGTAA